A window of Helicobacter pylori genomic DNA:
AACACCGCCGCATTAAAATCGCTATCCAGCGCATGAGTTTTTTATACCGCTCGCTTTCGTATTTAGTGATGCAAGATATTGAGCACGAATCCCCCATGCTTTTAGATTTAAAAGCCCTAATCATTAAAGAAAACACGCTTTTTAGCGAGATGATAGATTACCACAAGCTGGAATTTAAAAGCGATTTAGCGGGGGTGGAGTTTAAGGCTAAAGAGCAGGATTTCCTTTCGCTTTATAGTAATCTATTAATGAATGCGATCAAATACAGCGTGGTGCATGGGTATATTCATATAGAGCTAACGCCTGAGTTTTTGAAAGTGAAAAATTTAGGGTATGAAATCCCTAAAGACAAGATCACTGAATTGAGCATCCGTTATGCGCGTTTCAATTCTAGCGTGTTGGGTTATGGTATAGGGCTAGATTTAGTGAAAAAAGTGTGCGAAAAGTATAAAATGCGTTTAGAAATTCACAGCGAGCCTTCTTTAAAAGGGTCGTTTCATGAAAATTCGTTTTGTATTTATTTTCAAGGATAAAAATGCTTTCAGTGTATGAAAAAGTGAATGCCCTAGATAAAAGGGCGCTTGAAGAATTGCTTTTGAGCGAAGATGTTTTAATGGAAAACGCTGCGATGGCTTTAGAAAGGGCGGTTTTAAAAAACGCTGCTTTAGGTTCTAAAGTCATTATCCTTTGCGGGAGTGGGGATAACGGGGGCGATGGCTATGCGCTTTCTAGGCGTTTAATGGGGCGTTTTAAGGTGCTAGTTTTTGAAATGAAGCCGGCAAAAAGCCCCATGTGCCAATTGCAAAAAGAAAGGGCCAAAAAAGTAGGGGTAATCATAAAAACATGGGAAGAAAATCATACCGATTTAGAATGCGATGCGTTAATAGATTGCGTGATAGGGAGTGCTTTTAAGGGCGAATTAGAGCCGTTTTTAAATTTTGAAAGCCTTTCTCAAAACGCGCGCTTTAAAATCGCTTGCGATATTCCTAGCGGGATAGATTCTAAAGGCAGAGTGGATAAAAGAGCGTTTAAAGCGGATACGACTGTCAGCATGGGCGCGATTAAATCATGTTTATTAAGCGATAGGGCTAAAGACTATGTGGGGGAATTGAAAGTGGGGGATTTGGGGGTTTTTCATGGCACTTATGAAAGCCCAACAGACACTTTTTTATTGGAAAAAAGCGATCTCAAATTGCCTTTAAGAGGGAAAAAAAACGCTCATAAGGGCGATTATGGGCATGCGCATGTTCTTTTAGGCAAGCATAGCGGGGCGGGGTTATTGAGTGCATTGAGCGCGTTAAGTTTTGGGGCTGGAGTGGTGAGTGTCCAAGCTTTAGAATGCGAGATAACTTCTAGTAACAAGCCTTTAGAATTGGTTTTTTGTGAAAATTTCCCTA
This region includes:
- a CDS encoding bifunctional ADP-dependent NAD(P)H-hydrate dehydratase/NAD(P)H-hydrate epimerase; translated protein: MLSVYEKVNALDKRALEELLLSEDVLMENAAMALERAVLKNAALGSKVIILCGSGDNGGDGYALSRRLMGRFKVLVFEMKPAKSPMCQLQKERAKKVGVIIKTWEENHTDLECDALIDCVIGSAFKGELEPFLNFESLSQNARFKIACDIPSGIDSKGRVDKRAFKADTTVSMGAIKSCLLSDRAKDYVGELKVGDLGVFHGTYESPTDTFLLEKSDLKLPLRGKKNAHKGDYGHAHVLLGKHSGAGLLSALSALSFGAGVVSVQALECEITSSNKPLELVFCENFPNQTSAFALGMGLENIPKDFKIWLEMAPCVLDAGVFYHKEVLQALEKEAVLTPHPKEFLSLLKLVGINISMLELLDNKLEIARDFSQKYPKVVLLLKGANTLIAHQGRVFINTLGSVALAKAGSGDVLAGLILSLLSQKHTPLDAAINASLAHAIASLEFKNDYALTPLDLIEKIQLL